AGAAGATCGAGGAAGGCCAGGTCGCGCTAGAAAGCTCCATGGCGGCGCTTCAGGAAGTTGATAAACTACTGGGTCAAGGACGTCAGGAGCCCGAAAGAGAGGCGGTGGGAGATACGACAGAGGAAGATATTTGGCTGGGACAAGGATCAGCCAACAAGGGCGGTGCAAGGAAGCATGCCACGCATCAGAGAAAGGGATCAACGGCCAAACTTGACGACATTTGGTCTGCCGTTGATGGAAAACTTGGTCTCATCGGTCAAGAAGATCATACTTGAAGAAAGCCTGAATGTGGTATATACTCTGTACAGTTACCTTTTGCCATTATCAACGCCTAAACTGTCCAGATCCGGACGCCATCCGTTTTTCCCCGTCAAATCCAGTCGTCACAACCGTGGTTGCTTAGTTGTTGCTCCGGCCACTCATGACCCCTGATATCCTCAAAGCAAGATCAAGGATGGACAAGTGCTCGTCCGCGCCATCGACGAGTCTCTTGTCGACctcggagaagatgagaaggaTTTTGTTTTTCTGCACATCGGGAACCGTCTCGTCGTAGACGATGGCTTGGTAGAGCTGTACACTTGGTGAGTACGTGGGTCTCGATACCGCAGCAAAAGGTAGCTCACCTGAGTAACGACCTGTCCGGCACTCCAGCCATCGGCAACCATGTTTTCAACCACCTTTGCCACGTTCTGGTATGTATCGCCAGGTCCCTGCGGACGTATGGAGCTgaccagctcgtcgatggtgTTCTCGGGGATGACGCCAGCAATATCCTCGATGATCTTGACTGTGACAGGCTTCTTGTCGATATCCATGGCGTCGTCCCTGGAGGCGTCCCTGTCGCCAGCACCCACTAGTCGCGCTGCGCTTTGTAGGAATGTGATGGCTTTTCGCAAGTCACCCTCGCTACACTTGATGAGTGCATCTagggcgccgtcttccagcTGCACGCCCTCGTTCTCGGCAATGTCCTCGAGTCTCTTCTTGGCGTTGCCCTGGTCTAAGCTCTTGAAGCGAAACTTGCTGCAACGACTGGCAAGAGGGTCGATGATACGCGTGACATAGTTGCAGATGAGGCAGAACCGCGTGATTTTGCTGTATGTCTCCATGGTTCGGCGAAGGGCGCTCTGCGCATCCTGGGTCATCGaatcggcctcgtcgagaatgATGATCTTGAAGGGCGGACAAGGATATCGCTTCTTGTAATCGTTCGTCGGGTTCGTCAACTGCATACGAGCAAAGTCCTTCACCTTCTCACGAACGATGGATATTCCACGTTCATCGGAGGCATTGAGCTCGAGCACTCGCGACTTCATCATTTCCGGACCGTAGAGCTCCTTGGCCAAGGCCAGGACTGTCGACGTCTTTCCCGTGCCGGGCGGTCCGTAGAAGAGCATGTGAGGGAGCTATGTTTCCAGGTCAGCTAGCTGCTTACAGAGGCCAGGGCTGTAAATTCGCAAAGGGCTGTAGTACGTTAGAGGCTTGGAGCGTTCTCTGCAAGATCGTGACAGTGTGGTCTTGTGCTGTGACATCGCCGAGAGTCTTTGGACGGCTGATTTGGCAGATCAGCATTCGGTAATGTGGCAACTCAGGGGTCTTGGACAGACGACACGAACTATTTCTCAACCCACGGCTGCGCCCTTGGTGGTTGCGCAGATTTATCCTGTTTTTGGACCGCGGTCCCGTTCGCAGCGGCCGCCTTTCGGGCCTTGAGATCGAAGAAACTCGCCATAAGGAGACGAAATTTACGGATTGGTGCGAAGCTCTGGACGTGTCGCGCTGGCTTCAATCGGGTTAATCGTGGTTGTCCTGTCCCTTCGTTTGGTGCAGTAGTGACGACCGAGTAAATTCAATTAAAGTACCAGACGCGCTGCTGACCGTGGAGTGGACGCGTGTTGGAGCTTTCTCGGTCGGCCGACAGGGGGATCGATCCTAACCCGCGTCTCGACGAAACCCCACGGCGTTTGCCCCGCCCCACCCAAGGCAGCTGAGCCTCTCAAGCGTCAAAGACACGAAGCTTCTAAACGCATTTCCGTGTGCAAACAAGTACGCATAATTAAGTCTCAAAAATGAATCCAGAAGTTGAATTACCCTGAGTTTTGAGGGATCTGTCTTGTTCCTGGGTCATGCTGTCCCAAAACCTGGATAGTGTTCTGTGCAGCATCTATTCGTTCCCACACATTGTCACATTCATGCATGAGAGGGTTCTCAGGTGGCCTTAGATTCTTGACACAGGGCTCGCGCTGAGAGTCAGTGCTCAATTATGTACCAGTATCGACTTGTATGAAGAATTGAAACAAGAAGCAGTGTGTTTGACTAAATCTCATTTGCATGCCGCTTCGTCTTACTGGACCCTAGTGTCAATATGGCCAAAGGCCAAACGGATTGTCACAAGCAGTACGGTATCAGGTGTGAAAGCCATGGACAGCTAAGGGCGGCAAGGAAACATGTATGGGGAAATGATGGCCGCACAAAATTAGTTCTGCACCCTGGTACTCCAGTGCGACTGGGTGTCTCCAATATAATAAATACCTGGCGTGGGATGTCTCGTTAAAGACGCCTAGAGAGATTGGCAGGTCTCTCTCTTCGAGGTGCAAAGCATCGATTCACAAGCCCAGACCAAAGTCAGTCGTTGTGGGGGGCTACTCGGTCGGGGACcgggaaggagggagagggatCGGATCGTGCTGGGCTACGAAGTTCAGAGAGGCTAAGCTATGTACCACACCGCAGCGGTTCGTCTGCATCACTACACACTAGAAATTACCCCTCCTGCCCCGCCAAACTACCAATTTATTAGTGCCGCTACTTCGTCGCTCGACCTTTCTGGACGCCTAAAGCTACTTTGTACCAGTGTCCCAGCGTTCCAGCGTCCATCCCATCGGCTGGCGGCTTCCCACCCCCGACTACTTCTACCAGCGAGGCAGCCACCAACAACCAAACCGACCAACCAAccgaccaccaccaacagAAGTCGCATTGTAGCCGTCTGCAGAAGTCGGTTGACAGTCCTGATTTCGCCTCCATCAGGCTCTTAGGCCGCGCCCGCGTCCACTTGCTCGGTTTCCCATCAACAACTTCACAGGAGGCAAGCGACCGCACGCTCGTTTACTTAGAGCACCTCCAAACCAGAAGAACCGCGTGACCGATCGCCACGGGAACCACGAAGTGCTCAGCCCATCCGTCGCCATGGCGGATCAGTCCATCATTCGCATCACTAAGGTAGCCTACGTCCCACCCCGCCCATCCTCCTTCCCACCTTGGAATGAGGGGTCGAAGTCGCAAGGCTGACATTGTTTCCCGCAAACTAGGAGTTGAGTGACATCCAGCGAACGTCGGATCTCTGTACGACTCCCACATCCTCTGACCGAAGACCTAGGCTGACAGACTGGCAGCTTTGGCTGTTGCTTGCCGCGACGTCGATGTTCGCAACGTCAAGGCCTTGATTATCGGCCCTCACGACACTCCCTACGAATTCGGTTTCTTCGAGGTACACAATCTGTCTTGAGGTCATGCCGTTTTGGCAACATGCTAATCTATATCCAGTTTGCAATCAGGTTCAACAAGGGTCTGTTTCCGTTATTATTAGCAATGTCTCAATCTCGGGACTGACGTGAGAGCAGAATATCCCCGCAAGTCTCCTAGTGTCAACGGAATTACGACGAACGGAGGACGATGCCGATTCAACCCCAACATTTACTCGTCCGGCAAGGTTTGCTTGTGGGTTTACATGGACGTCTCGTGCTTACCTATGGATCGCTAACACCTCTGCAGGTCAATTCTTGGGTACAACGATGCGTGCTATGCTTGCCATAAACCATCCGGCTAACAGCACGTAGAACCTGGCGTGGAGAGCGTGGCGAAGAATGGTCCGCTGCGCAAGGCCTTGAGTCCATCCTCATCTCCATTCAAAGCCTGATGTCAGGCAATCCTTACGAGAACGAACCTGGTttcgaggaggccaacgATGCATCGGACAAGAAGAACCAGAAAGACTACGTTCAGAAGGTAGGCTTACTCGGTGCATGTAGTGGTGGATCACGAACGGAACTGACTTTGGTACCCAGATCCGTCATGAGACTCTTCGGATCTCCGTCATACAACGTATGGAAGAGTACTTGGGCTTGACTCCCGATGGCAACGCGATTGCCCAGCAGTCTGCAGCAGACGGAGAACAGCTCGAGATGGACACcgaggacatggacgacACGAACGTGCCTTTCGAGCCCTTCAAAGACTTGTGTAAACGGAGGTTCCTCTGGTACTACGACAACTACCTGCTCGCCATCCAAAAGGCCAAGACCGAAGTGAAAGACCATCAAGCCTTCGTACGTATGCCGTTCGAAGGCGCTAGCAACGCCATGGATGGCAAATTCAATTACACTGAGCTGGAAAGACGTCTTCGCAATgtcaaggccgccctcgacaacgaGCTTCTTAAATGGGCCGTAGAGGGCCAGGTTGCGAATGAGAAGGAGATGACGGTTTCTGTCAACCTGCGACACCAGTACCAGCAAGTGGTGCAAACATTCAAACGCCAGGACATTCCTCATGACGTTCAGTTGGAAGACAACAACCCTTTCGTCTGGGTCATTACCTATTTTGGACGACCTATGACGAATCTTGACGGCGGTCTCTTCCGTATCAAGGTTCATTTCAGCCCGAGGTTCCCTGAAGAACAACCCCGCGTCAAGTTCCACACACGCATTTTCCATCATCGCATCTCGGAGGATGGAACAGCCTGCTACTTCCCCAGCTCGCTAAGAAAAGACGATGTGCGTTCTCATATCGAAGCCATCTTCACTGCactggaggaagaggatccAGCCTACGACCCTAGAACTCTGGTGAACCCCGAAGCCCATAAACTCTACTGGGGAGGCGCCGATGGACGCAAGAACTACAATCGTCGACTTCGCAGATCGGTGCAGCAAAGCATGGAGTAAGTAACAACCCCACGGCCACATTGTTTGCTTGTGAACTGATTTTTGTAGCGATTTCTGATGTTGTTCTGGGCATTGTAATTTTACATGCCCGATGTGTCAGATTGCAAACGAATTACACAAGCATACAACATCTGTGTGTATGTGACACGGCTTCAGTACATAAGCCAGCCTTCACTCTTAGGCGGAGCGACTGTGGCCGATTAAGTCGCCTTTGGTTTTACCTGGGTTCACCTCGGTCTTTGAGAGACTGGACGGCGTTTACGGCATGGGAATCAAGCATACCAGGAACGGGTTAGGGGGTTGGCCCGTTAGACTCCAGTAGATACCTCGATTAATGACGCAACGAAAGACGCTCTCTTCAAAATCCTGGCACGAAATGTTTTCTTTCGAGAAAGGGAGTTAAATAATGGCATCCATGATGACAAGTTCTTCCCACGTGGCCGGAGCCTATGTTCACCGTAACGCCAACCTGTCCATGCAACCTAGGTACCAAGTCGTAACCTCATGACTCCTTAACAAAGCATCAATCATACGTACATCCGTCTGCAGGATGCTGTTCCTCCTTAGGGGCGGGCAGTCGAAGACACCCTTAGCCAAAATGACATCACCACAGCTACCGCTTGCCTCCCTTCGCCTTCTTGTCGATCTTGTCCTTCCCAGGATTATAAGGAGCCGCAACGCCTATGAAGGGCCTCTGATTGCCTCCAGAATCCCCTTTGAACTCATATGACCCATTTGGCCCCAACGTAGCCGGCGCGCCCTGACTTGGTCGCGCCATTTGGTCTGCGTGAATCTTGTCGAGAGACTCGCCGACAACAGCATATTGTGACCAGTTAATGGGTGGACAGCGCACCACATTCTGGGGTTTAGGCAAAGTTTCCCAAGGCTGCGGCTGCGCCCGTGCCTTCCCTTGCCTAGCGCTGCCCTCTCCAGCCTCCTGGCCAGCTTTCTTGCCCTCCGACCCCTCGTCCGAATCGGAGTCGGACTCGGGGAACAGCCTGTCGCCTTGCGCATGCACCTTGCCTGCtccgaggtcggcgagaaAGGCAGTGGGGTTCTCCACGGCGGCATTCTTTGCAGCACTGAGCGCCTGGATATCGGCGGTCGCCTTCCTCGATTGCATCTGCaggatggagatggccgaTTTGAGGGCCAGGACATCCGGATTGGAGTCGAAGTCGATGGGGTCCGGGCGCGGCGGGGGAATAGCGGCCGCAGTCGGCGGCTGGGAGATGTGAGTAAGGACCGGACGATCAACGGCGAAGGGTGCCACGGGGTCGGACAAGCGGGCCGGGGGGAGGGTCGGGGTTATGGGGCTGACGGGGGGCCGGGCGGGGGACGAGGTGCGGGAGGTGCGCGGAGGGGTCTGGTGCACTGGAGGGTTTGTTGCGCCGGCCGTGGACGTCGTGGCAGGTgtcgcggcgtcggccacAGACGTAGATGGCGGTGGAGCTGtcgctggcgccggcgcgtTCGAGGTACGTGGAGAAATCGAATCTGTGGATATTGTAAGGCCAGGCATGGTGGGCGACGCTGGCGACTTCCTCACAAAAGGAGGATCGTGGTGGTTTGTTTGTTCGTGGTGGGTGTGTAAGCGGTAGAATCGAGCATCGGAGGTTGGCATGTCCTCCTTTGGTGGGGTTAGCACCAAGGAGGGGAAAAGTGGCAGAGCCATGGGGATCGGAGCTGCAAGTGCACCGTGCGTACCTCTCGCGTGCGGATTGCTCGGCAACTTTGTCAGCGTCGTGGTCGCTAGCGCGAGCAGAAGCAGCTGCTTTCAGCTCAACTCAGGGTCAGGTGGGACCCGTGGAATTTGTTTCCAACACAAAGTCGCGTCGCGATAGTTCGGACGACTGGTGGTCGGCCGGATAACACAAACCATCAGACATGTTAACGGGTTCTTTTGACATCGGGCGTGAAAATGACGTCGTTTGTTTGTTGTCATCCCTATTAGGCCCAACCAAAACTGCAAAGGTCGATGCTAGCTACAAGCCGGGGTATAAGAGGTCGACAGCCGGATGGACGGACGTTCGCCGCCGGGAAGTGCTATTTGAGAAAAGCGCGGCTGCGAGATGTCAAGATCTTAATCCCCAGAGCCGAGGTGACGGGTTCCTTGCGACTGCGATTGCGATTGCACGTACCAGGTGCCCCGCTTCTCAGCCAGGGGAGGATGAGAATGATTGGCCAAAGTCCCGAGATCTTTTTCCCAGCCAAGACTCTAGGATAAATGTAGTTAAGCAAAGGGCGGAATCAGCGACGCTGAAGCGACTCCGGAATGGGTCATCATGAGTGTAAACATTGAGTTCAACTCGCAGAAAGAGCGTATTGTTCACATCTCGATGTTCTGGGAATGACGTCGGGGATCCGCCGCTACGATTAAGGTTTTTCCTTTCACCTTCCAGATTTCCCTCCGAACGGTGTGGTCTGCCGTACGTCCGTAATTTGTCCACACGCTTTTCACAATGCACAGTTAACTCGTCCGTAAGCCCGGCGCACTACAGTGATGGTTGTAAATGCAGCCAACAAGAATCAGTCATCGGGATCTCCAGGCTGGGATCCGATGTGC
The DNA window shown above is from Colletotrichum destructivum chromosome 2, complete sequence and carries:
- a CDS encoding Putative AAA+ ATPase domain, ATPase, AAA-type, core, replication factor C — protein: MASFFDLKARKAAAANGTAVQKQDKSAQPPRAQPWVEKYRPKTLGDVTAQDHTVTILQRTLQASNLPHMLFYGPPGTGKTSTVLALAKELYGPEMMKSRVLELNASDERGISIVREKVKDFARMQLTNPTNDYKKRYPCPPFKIIILDEADSMTQDAQSALRRTMETYSKITRFCLICNYVTRIIDPLASRCSKFRFKSLDQGNAKKRLEDIAENEGVQLEDGALDALIKCSEGDLRKAITFLQSAARLVGAGDRDASRDDAMDIDKKPVTVKIIEDIAGVIPENTIDELVSSIRPQGPGDTYQNVAKVVENMVADGWSAGQVVTQLYQAIVYDETVPDVQKNKILLIFSEVDKRLVDGADEHLSILDLALRISGVMSGRSNN
- a CDS encoding Putative ubiquitin-conjugating enzyme E2, ubiquitin-conjugating enzyme/RWD, with the protein product MADQSIIRITKELSDIQRTSDLSLAVACRDVDVRNVKALIIGPHDTPYEFGFFEFAIRFNKEYPRKSPSVNGITTNGGRCRFNPNIYSSGKVCLSILGTWRGERGEEWSAAQGLESILISIQSLMSGNPYENEPGFEEANDASDKKNQKDYVQKIRHETLRISVIQRMEEYLGLTPDGNAIAQQSAADGEQLEMDTEDMDDTNVPFEPFKDLCKRRFLWYYDNYLLAIQKAKTEVKDHQAFVRMPFEGASNAMDGKFNYTELERRLRNVKAALDNELLKWAVEGQVANEKEMTVSVNLRHQYQQVVQTFKRQDIPHDVQLEDNNPFVWVITYFGRPMTNLDGGLFRIKVHFSPRFPEEQPRVKFHTRIFHHRISEDGTACYFPSSLRKDDVRSHIEAIFTALEEEDPAYDPRTLVNPEAHKLYWGGADGRKNYNRRLRRSVQQSMDDF
- a CDS encoding Putative ZZ-type zinc finger-containing protein, producing the protein MALPLFPSLVLTPPKEDMPTSDARFYRLHTHHEQTNHHDPPFVRKSPASPTMPGLTISTDSISPRTSNAPAPATAPPPSTSVADAATPATTSTAGATNPPVHQTPPRTSRTSSPARPPVSPITPTLPPARLSDPVAPFAVDRPVLTHISQPPTAAAIPPPRPDPIDFDSNPDVLALKSAISILQMQSRKATADIQALSAAKNAAVENPTAFLADLGAGKVHAQGDRLFPESDSDSDEGSEGKKAGQEAGEGSARQGKARAQPQPWETLPKPQNVVRCPPINWSQYAVVGESLDKIHADQMARPSQGAPATLGPNGSYEFKGDSGGNQRPFIGVAAPYNPGKDKIDKKAKGGKR